ataggaaaggcaaccgatcaatatgTTTGTCTCATGTGGAtgtttctccccatctttctctctcccttctgctctccctaaaaataaataaataaaatcttcaaaagaatACCATCATTTGGGTATATTAattatgaaatgatttttaaagttacatcttttttaaaaaatggtttctatTCAGAGGTCCCAAAGCCTACATCCCTCGTAGCAACCCTTTCAGGCTGGTAAATTGACCCGTACTGTGATAACCTTGCCTGTTCACAGAATCCTCAAGTTTTGAACCacatttgatcttttttcttatgtTGATCAGTTCAATGATCCTTTcccaggaagagggtgggggttTCAGAGGACCTCACCTTTGACTACAACAGGGTCTTGCACACTGACTTGAAGCGCCAGAAGTAGCACATACATCCTCTGTCACACCACGTGTTCTAATTTGGGGTATGGAAATACAGTTGCTAAGTAAAGCAAAGCAGCTGTGACAGGAAGTAAAGCTTCAGCCATCAAGACCAGTGTTCAAGTCCTGGTGCCACTACTCACTTGGTGCTTAATTattctgagcctcatttcctcatctgtgaaatggagggaCCTGAGGATGAGAAAGCCTTCTGTAAGCATCCAGCACCTCACCTGCCCTCTGCACTCACtaggtcccttccagctctatAAGAGGTGTCTCACCACAGGGCTAGCTGAGCAAAACAGGGAAGAGGTATCCTCAGCAGTGGTATATGAGGTGACCTTGTCAGCTGTGGCCAAGCCTGGCTGAAGAGTCCCTTCTGACCGCGCCCTACCCTCAACAGGATGTCCCAAGCTCACCGAGCGCCTCTCCACATTCCCTTTTTTCCTGCCATTCTTGCCTGGGATGACATCCAGTGAGCGGTAGCTGGGTGGCTTCTCCTCAGGCCAGTTTGGGGAGCGGGAACGACGGCGGTGGGCCCCCCAGCTCCGGggttccctctccttctcctcttcagAGCTCCAAGAACTGAggcctgagggcaggggaggggagtagCTGCGGTGCCTGCGTGTCTGGTGCCTGTGGGTGCTCTCTCGGGGGCTGGGCCTGCGGGGTCTGTCTAAGTaacggctccggctccggctccggctcctcTGGCTCCGGAGAGGCAGGTGGTTGAGCCACTGCCAGTGGTCCTCACCGGATGAAGGGCCTTcgctgaggctttccccatctgACCAGGGCATGGGTGATGTGTTCAGCCTGGAGCTGCGGTGCCTTACACCCCGAAGTTGGTCCAGCTCCCTTCGTTCCAATGCCCATCGCTTAGGCTCCCGGTCCTGGAGCTCCTGGTGGAACTCAGAGAGATGGTGCTGCCTTCTCTCCTCGCTCAAATGCCAGGGTCCTGGAGAAACTGGGGGAAGCCATTGCTGGCGTGAGGAGTTGCTGGTCCTCTGAGAAGACGGCAGGTGTCTGATCAGTGGGGGCAGGCGGATGATTCTGCGTTCCACAACCTCCGAGCCCAGGGAGGACAGCATACTGTGGGGTTGGCCAGATATGGCTTtgaggtcaggggtcaggggtagGGCTGGGTTGAAATTCCGCAACTCTTTCTCCAAATACTCCAGGACACCATTGGTGATGGGAGGGTGAGCAGTGGTCTGGGTCATTGGCATCTGTGGGAGGCTGGATTGCAGGGACAAATCTGTATGAAGACAAGGATAAGAATTTGGAGAAAGGCTGACCCCCAGCGTGCTCCTCAGAACTGGGACACCAAAAGGCCACATTATTTAGTTTGCGTCCatccctcccaccctcaaccaTATACACACCCTCCACATTGGTCAAAAAGGCCTGAGGCAGCCCATGCTCCTACCCTTGCCCTCTCCCACCCTAAATCTCTGGCAAGGTTTACCTCGCTGCAGCAGTTGGTTCATTGGATAAGATGAAAACTGGGAGCTTCTGTCCGCCCCCCAGTACAGGGGTTTTTCCATCATCTGAGGACCTAGGGCCTGAGCCTGCTTCATGCGGCGGTGGcgggccagggctgtggggggAGAAGGTAAAATGCAGACCCTTACCCAGGGCAAGGCCCACATCCCCCACTTTACTTCTCGCTGCCCAGCAGCCTTGCCAGAAGGCCAGTTCCCCTCCTCAAAGTTCATTATGAACTATCTTGCATGGGAGTTAGAGGCAAAGGAGTAGGAATTAATTGTTTCTCTGGGAATGAACTGGGAATAAATTCTTTTGGCAAGACTGCGATTCCTGCACTTCTGGTTAGTATACTCTTAAAATTGACTTCCTAATCTTGAAAACATTTCATCATCCTGCCCATTCCCAAGTCACCTATAATGTATAGGGACATACATGGTAATTagcaggcagtaaaatctcaggccACAGACCAACAAGGTCTTCAGCCACAGGCCAAATATAGCTGGTACAGATGCAAGAGTTTAGAGGAGGCTGTGAGTCAGGGGCTGCCAGGGAAGTTCAGGGCTGCCTATTCAGAGTGGAAAACCAAAAAGAGAAGGATGTAGATGCTGAGGTAAATGGGCAGAGTTACTGGTAAAGAACGTTTGTAGCTAGTACCCTGGCCCAGTAGGAGAAAACCAGTGGAaggcaagagaaagcaaaaagCTGAAGTGGATCCAGTGGACGTTTTGTACCCTTCTCCTCAACCTTAGTAAGTGTTGGGGTTTTCCCTACATGGTGGGGAATCTCTAAGGGGTGGGGTGAGACAGAGAAGGGACAAAGGAAATACCATTTCCTATCAgggcaaaaataataacaaaaaagcaGCACAAGGTTTCCATGGAAATGTGACTCTAGTCCCCTAGGTGCAGTTGGTCTGAAGCTCACCACCCACAGTgagtgaatcttaaaaacaaaagcatttggttgtttttgttcATGAATTTCTGTTTCGAGGTAACTTTGATGAGTGCCATGTCTCCCAAAGTCCCCAACTACCCATGCGTGTAGGAAGTGTGCTTGTGTGTTTGAGTGCAGGAAGTGCCTGCCTCAGGCCCTCAGCCTGGCACTCTCACCTCCTCCTGGGTTCCCAAGCCCTGAGGTCACCCCTGACACAGCAGGCTCTGCCTGAAGCCTCCTTCTGCCACAGTAGAGGGGAAAGAAGGCAGGCATTTTGGACCCAGCAGCACAGGGTGGAGGATTTGGTGAGGCCACCTGGACAGCTACTCAGTGGCTTGTCTccagtgtgaaaaaaaaaaacttccagcacAACAGGAAGTGGTTGCAGCAGAGGCCCCAGAAATGTCTGGAGCTCCAGCCCTAGTGGTGAGTCGCAGCCCAGCCTGGAGGAAATTGAATGCAAACTCATAGCAGCTCACCCAGCTGCTACACCTTCAAGCCAATGGACAGCACTCCAGACCCTCCAAAGACAAGTCCACATGCTCAATACTTTCCTCCTGCTTTTACCAACACATGCCTCCCTAGCTCCCTGTGTGTGCCACCATCAGCATACACAATGCCCTGCATGATATGTGCCACTTTACATAAGCTAACTGGTCCTCAGAGAAATCTTCAGTGTAGGATTAGATGAGGAAGTTGGGCTCCTAGAGGTTACCTCCCCAGCCCACAGTCCAACAGTAGG
The sequence above is a segment of the Phyllostomus discolor isolate MPI-MPIP mPhyDis1 chromosome 2, mPhyDis1.pri.v3, whole genome shotgun sequence genome. Coding sequences within it:
- the ILDR1 gene encoding immunoglobulin-like domain-containing receptor 1 isoform X1, with amino-acid sequence MGLELPAPWLLLFTWLPKGCLSLLVTVQHTERYVTLFASVVLKCDYTTSAQLQDVVVTWRFKSFCKDPIFDYYSASYQAALSLGQDPSNDCNDSQREVRIVAQRRGQNEPVLGVDYRQRKITIQNRADLVINEVMWWDHGVYYCTIEAPGDTSGDPDKEVKLIVLHWLTVIFIIMGALLLLLLIGVCWCQCCPQYCCCYVRCPCCPNRCCCPEEALARHRRMKQAQALGPQMMEKPLYWGADRSSQFSSYPMNQLLQRDLSLQSSLPQMPMTQTTAHPPITNGVLEYLEKELRNFNPALPLTPDLKAISGQPHSMLSSLGSEVVERRIIRLPPLIRHLPSSQRTSNSSRQQWLPPVSPGPWHLSEERRQHHLSEFHQELQDREPKRWALERRELDQLRGVRHRSSRLNTSPMPWSDGESLSEGPSSGEDHWQWLNHLPLRSQRSRSRSRSRYLDRPRRPSPRESTHRHQTRRHRSYSPPLPSGLSSWSSEEEKEREPRSWGAHRRRSRSPNWPEEKPPSYRSLDVIPGKNGRKKGNVERRSVSLGHPVEGRARSEGTLQPGLATADKVTSYTTAEDTSSLFCSASPVVRHLL
- the ILDR1 gene encoding immunoglobulin-like domain-containing receptor 1 isoform X2, giving the protein MGLELPAPWLLLFTWLPKGCLSLLVTVQHTERYVTLFASVVLKCDYTTSAQLQDVVVTWRFKSFCKDPIFDYYSASYQAALSLGQDPSNDCNDSQREVRIVAQRRGQNEPVLGVDYRQRKITIQNRADLVINEVMWWDHGVYYCTIEAPGDTSGDPDKEVKLIVLHWLTVIFIIMGALLLLLLIGVCWCQCCPQYCCCYVRCPCCPNRCCCPEEALARHRRMKQAQALGPQMMEKPLYWGADRSSQFSSYPMNQLLQRDLSLQSSLPQMPMTQTTAHPPITNGVLEYLEKELRNFNPALPLTPDLKAISGQPHSMLSSLGSEVVERRIIRLPPLIRHLPSSQRTSNSSRQQWLPPVSPGPWHLSEERRQHHLSEFHQELQDREPKRWALERRELDQLRGVRHRSSRLNTSPMPWSDGESLSEGPSSGEDHWQWLNHLPLRSQRSRSRSRSRYLDRPRRPSPRESTHRHQTRRHRSYSPPLPSGLSSWSSEEEKEREPRSWGAHRRRSRSPNWPEEKPPSYRSLDVIPGKNGRKKGNVERRSERDSSHSGRSVVI
- the ILDR1 gene encoding immunoglobulin-like domain-containing receptor 1 isoform X4, which codes for MGLELPAPWLLLFTWLPKGADLVINEVMWWDHGVYYCTIEAPGDTSGDPDKEVKLIVLHWLTVIFIIMGALLLLLLIGVCWCQCCPQYCCCYVRCPCCPNRCCCPEEALARHRRMKQAQALGPQMMEKPLYWGADRSSQFSSYPMNQLLQRDLSLQSSLPQMPMTQTTAHPPITNGVLEYLEKELRNFNPALPLTPDLKAISGQPHSMLSSLGSEVVERRIIRLPPLIRHLPSSQRTSNSSRQQWLPPVSPGPWHLSEERRQHHLSEFHQELQDREPKRWALERRELDQLRGVRHRSSRLNTSPMPWSDGESLSEGPSSGEDHWQWLNHLPLRSQRSRSRSRSRYLDRPRRPSPRESTHRHQTRRHRSYSPPLPSGLSSWSSEEEKEREPRSWGAHRRRSRSPNWPEEKPPSYRSLDVIPGKNGRKKGNVERRSERDSSHSGRSVVI
- the ILDR1 gene encoding immunoglobulin-like domain-containing receptor 1 isoform X3, encoding MGLELPAPWLLLFTWLPKGCLSLLVTVQHTERYVTLFASVVLKCDYTTSAQLQDVVVTWRFKSFCKDPIFDYYSASYQAALSLGQDPSNDCNDSQREVRIVAQRRGQNEPVLGVDYRQRKITIQNRADLVINEVMWWDHGVYYCTIEAPGDTSGDPDKEVKLIVLHWLTVIFIIMGALLLLLLIGVCWCQCCPQYCCCYVRCPCCPNRCCCPEEALARHRRMKQAQALGPQMMEKPLYWGADRSSQFSSYPMNQLLQRDLSLQSSLPQMPMTQTTAHPPITNGVLEYLEKELRNFNPALPLTPDLKAISGQPHSMLSSLGSEVVERRIIRLPPLIRHLPSSQRTSNSSRQQWLPPVSPGPWHLSEERRQHHLSEFHQELQDREPKRWALERRELDQLRGVRHRSSRLNTSPMPWSDGESLSEGPSSGEDHWQWLNHLPLRSQRSRSRSRSRYLDRPRRPSPRESTHRHQTRRHRSYSPPLPSGLSSWSSEEEKEREPRSWGAHRRRSRSPNWPEEKPPSYRSLDVIPGERQLP